The DNA region GTAGTGTAGATGGTAAATTTGGATATGATACTTATTTATCTGTAAAAAGTTTTCAAAGTAAAAATGGTTTGACGGCAGATGGTATTGTAGGAGATAGTACTTTGGCAGCTTTAGGTATAAATAACCCATCACAGTCTACTAATGCACAGTATTCCGGTAATAGTCAGGATTTAATGCTTCTTGCAAGATTAATTAATGGTGAGGCAAGAGGAGAGCCTTATGAAGGTCAGGTGGCAGTAGGAGCAGTAGTTATCAATAGAACAAGAGATTCAAGATTTCCTTCAACTGTTGCGGGAGTGATATATCAGCCAGGGGCGTTTACAGCGACGGTAGATGGTCAGATAAATGCTAACATAGAACAAAGTTCTATTAATGCAGCAAGAGATGCTCTAAACGGCTGGGATCCATCAGGAGGGGCAATTTATTATTTTAATCCAGCTAAATCTACAAGCCAATGGATATGGTCCAGACCACTAATTAAAATTATTGGTGCTCATAGATTTTGTAGCTAATATATTTAATAGTCTAAGCTCAGTGAATTTTATATCTTCACTGAGCTTAGATTTTTATTTTCTAATTCATTGAAAAAAACAAACTGTTCTAAGATTGATTCATTGATATGTACATAAAAATACATTTATTTGCAAAATACAGTTGACAAAAAATAATTATAGAATATAATAAGTATATAAAAACATACTCAAACACTTGGAAATATGTTGAAAAAGGAAAGTATTTTAAATGGAATTTGCAGAGAGAGAACTGGAAGCTGAAAAAGTTCTTAAAGGAAGTTTAAGAGAAGTGCCCTTTGGAATAGTGTCTTTGAATTTTAGTAAAAGACAACGGTGAAGCCCGTTATAGCTTTAGGGCATAATGTGCTTGAATATGTAGCTTTTAGAGTGGATAACGAGCTATGAACTTCGTCTCTATAATGGGGTGGAGTTTTTTTATTTTATATAAAGATATATAAAACAATTATATATCTATTTGAGGTGAGATGTTAATGTTTAATAATCTGAAATACGATTTAGACAAAATAATGGAAAATGATCCTGCTGCTAGAAATAGGATTGAAGTATTTTTACTTTATCCATGTGTACATGCAATATTATGGAGTAGGGTATCTCATTTTTTTTATAAATCAAAAATGTTCTTTTTAGCCAGATTAATTTCACAGTTAGCCAGATTTTTTACTGGAATAGAAATTCATCCAGGTGCAAAAATAGGAAGGGGTCTATTTATAGATCATGGAATGGGAGTTGTAATTGGTGAAACTGCTGAAGTAGGAGATAATGTGGTATTATATCATGGGGTTACTTTAGGGGGAACAGGTAAACACAAGGGAAAAAGACACCCTACTGTTGGAAATAATGTTCTTATAGGTAGTGGGGCGAAGGTATTAGGACCTGTGAATATTGGGAATAATGTTAAAATAGGAGCTAATGCGGTGGTATTAAAGGATGTACCTGATAACTGTACAGCTGTTGGAGTGCCAGCAAGAATAATTCCTCCCAGACTAGAAGAAAAAAGTATAGTAGAAGAAAAAAATATAATTGATATGAAGGATTATATGTATTAAGTTAAGTAAATTAATTGATAATCAAAACTGCTGCTAAGGGGGCAGTTTTTTTCTTAGTATAAGGCATATTCAAAATATACGTCGTATCTTTGATTTACTATTTATTTTCATATGCCTAAATCAATTTGTAGTAAATAAGATTCAGTAATATGGAGCAAAAAACAAGAATATAAATGGAGAAAAATATATGAGTAATAAAAGTCATATTATAGATTTTTGTAAAAAACTAGGTATTTCAGAAATAGGTTTTTGTAAATGCGAAACTTTTTATGAATTAGAGATATATCTGAATAAGAGAAAAACTTTGAAATTACAAAATGAGTTTGAAGAAAAAGATATAAATAAGAGAATAAATCCTAATTTTTACATGGAGAAAGGTAAGACTATCATATCTATAGCATTTCCCTATAGAGTTAATGAATATAAAAGAGAAGATGTATATTTTTCTTCATATACAAGAGGAAAAGATTATCATAAAGTAGTGTCCAGCTATCTTGAAAAAGTATGTAATTTTATAGAAGCGATAGGGGGAAGATCAGAATATTTTGTAGACAGTAATGTTCTTCCAGAAAGATATATAGCCTACAAAAGTGGAGTAGGTTTTATAGGTAAAAACAATATGCTTATTAATGAAAAGTATGGTTCCTATGTTTTTCTAGGAGAGATTATAACAGATTTATCTATAGAGCCGGATAAATCAATTAAAAGCAAATGTGGGGAGTGTGAAAGATGCATAAATGCATGTCCTACTAAATCTATAAATAGAGATTTTAATGATCCGAATATATGCCTATCTTATATTACACAGAAAAAACACATAGAAGATGAATGGTTTAGTAGATTTAATGGGAGGCTGTTTGGTTGTGATACTTGTCAGATAGTGTGTCCTTTTAATTATGAGGTGGAATATTCAAGCATAGAAGATTTTCAACCATTGGAGTTTATGAGCAAGGTTGATCTATATGAACTTATTTGTATGGATAATAAAACCTTCAATGATAAATATAAATTGTCTTCCTGCGGGTGGAGAGGCAAGAATATAATTCAAAGGAATGCTCTTATAAACTTTTTATTGTATAAGAATAATAGAATGGTAGAGAATCAGAAAATAATATCACCTTACATAAATGAATACCTTAATAGACTTTTAAATTTTAATAAATTATAATATAATAGACAATTGAAAGTTAATTTTATAATTTACATATAGCTTGTATATCTATGGATTATATATAATTTATTAATTGAAAGGCGGGATTTAAGTGATTATTTCTCCAAAATTATTAAGACTTATAGAGCTTCTTCCTACTGGAGTGGTTAGAGTTTTTGCTATTAAATTTTTGTCGAGACTTATAGATAAACATGCAAAAATTCATTTATCGGGAACAGAGAATTTAGAAGGAGCAAAGGGACCATTTCTTTTTATAGGTAACCATTTGAGTAATTCTGATGGAATTATTTTATGGAAAGTTATGAAGGAATGGGATCCAACCTTTGTAGCAGGTGTAAAATTAAAGGGCGATGCTTTAACTTATCTAGGTACAATAGCTGTTAAAAATACAACTATAATACCAAATACTGCAGATAAAGAGGGAATATCAAACATAATAAAATTACTTAAAAGTGGGGAAAATATAGTGATGTTTCCTGAGGGAACTAGAAGTAGAGTAGGTTCTATGATAAAAGCTAAAAGAGGACTTAATTTAATTGTAAAGTTAAGTAAGGCTACGGTTGTACCTATAGGAATGTACGGTTCCGAAAAACTTCTTCCTGTAGGAAGAGATGCTGACATGAATAATGAAACCTTTCACAAGTCAGATGTGTATATAAAAATCGGAAAACCTTTTGAAATGTCAAAGAGAGATAAAGATGAAGGCAGAAAGGAATATGAGGAAAGAGCTGCAGATGAAGCAATGAAGAAAATTGCGGAGCTTTTGCCAGAGGAATACAGAGGAGTATATAAGTAATGTTCAAATTAAACAGTTAAAATGTATAGATAGCGGCTTTGAATTATTGTTTATTTTAGCATATCTAAATAAAAGTTGGTGATAAATTGAAGAAGAAAGATATTGATAGTACTTTAAAAATTCTAAGTGAAGTCTATAATGAAGCAAAATGTGCACTGAATTTTAAGAGTCCCTATGAACTTTTAATTTCAACTATTTTATCTGCTCAATGTACAGATGTAAGAGTGAATATGGTAACTGAAAAATTATTTAATGAATACAATACTCCAGAAAAAATGGCGGAACTCACAGATGAAGAGCTTCAAGAAAAGATTAAACCCTGTGGTTTCTATAGAAATAAGAGTAAAAATATTTTGGCTACATCTAGAGCTTTGCTTTTAAATTATAATGGTCAGGTTCCAAATACCATGGAGGAGCTTATTAAATTACCTGGAGTAGGGAGAAAAACTGCAAATGTGGTAATGTCTAATGCTTTTAATATACCCGCTATAGCAGTAGATACCCATGTATTTAGAGTATCTAAGAGGATAGGCTTTGCTTCAGGAGACAATCCTCTTAAAGTAGAAGAAGAACTTAGAGAGGTTATTCCAAAAAAATTATGGAGTAATGCACACCATTATCTTATATGGCACGGCAGAAAGATATGTAAAGCGAGAAAGCCACAGTGTGAAATTTGCCCCATAAGTGAATATTGTAATTATTATAAAGAAAATTTTAGTCACTTATAATTAATCAGTAATATTGAAGTATTGGAATCTATACTCAAGATTGATAAAATAAATCAAGAGGTGACTTTTGTGAGATCTTTAAAAAAAATTTCTACAGAGGAATCCATTTTTATTGCAAGTGCACTAAAATGGACTTTCTTATCTATACTAATAGGTTTATTAGTAGGATCCTTTACAACCTTATTTATAAAAATTATAGTGATTGGTGCTGATTTTACATCAAAGTTTAAATTTTATTATTTTTTTCTTCCAGCGGCATTCTTCTTAAGTAGTTTTATAATACTTAAACTTGCACCTGATGCAAAAGGTCATGGTACAGAAAAAGCTATTGAAAGTGTAAATAAAAATAATGGAAATATGAATATAGTTGTAGTTCCTGTAAAACTTTTAACTACATTTATAACTATAATTTTCGGTGGCTCAGTTGGGCTTGAAGGCCCAGCCACTCAAATAGGTGGTGCAATTTCATCTTTTATAGGTCAGATAACAAAAATGAACGCAATGGACAAGCGCCGTCTTGTGGTATGCGGAATAAGTGCTGGATTTGTGTCTGTATTTAATGCTCCCGTTGGTGCTGCAATATTTGCTTGTGAAGTTTTATACATAGGCAAAATTTCATACATAGCTCTTCTTCCTTCACTCATATCTTCTTTTGTAAGTTACTATGTTGGACTATATATGGGAAATAAACCTTTGATTTTTACTATAAAATATGTACCCAATAATCAGGTAACTGCATTCTTAGAAGTATTTGTTTTTGGTATTGCCATTGGATTTTTAGCTATACTGTTTATAAAATTAATTAAATATGTTGAAAAAGGCTTTAAAAAAATCAAAATATATGCTCCATTGAGAGGAATTATAGGTGGTATTTTAATAATAGCAACAATTTATATGTTTAATTCTTTTCAGTCACTTGGAATAGGAGATGGAACTATAAATAGAATTGTTTCAGGTGAAAAATTTAACAATTTCTTATTTATAAATAAAGCTTTAGTAACTGCTTTTACATTGGGTTCTGGCGGAAGTGGCGGAATTCTAACACCTATGCTTTTCATTGGCTCTTCCTTTGGAAATGCTTGGGCGCAAATTACAGGTTCAAATGTAGCTTTTTACTCCGCAATAGGCATGGCATCCTTTTTAGCTGCCTGCTCAAATGTTCCTATTTCATCCATTATAATTGCCATGGAGCTTTTTGGAAATCAGGCTGGAATATATGCAGCTATAGCAATAGGAATAAGCTATATAATAGTTGGTCATGAAAGTATTTACCCAACTCAAGTTCTTGTATACTCTAAAACACCTTCAGTGTCAATTGATACAGATATGGAAATAGGTGATATTAAAGAACAAAAAATATCAGAAAAAAAACATATAATGTGGAAATAACAGCTTAATGGATTTAAGAAACAATACGGTCTCAAAATTTAGTAATGCCTATTAGAGAAAGCACTGTTTTTTATAGTTATTTATATATTATTGTTTTCAATTAATTTTTCATTTCTGTGGGAAAATGCCATTTTCAACAGAATAGGAGTAATTATAGTGGTAAGTATTACTACTATTAATGTGGGTAGAAATACTTCCTCTGATATAAGTTTTCTTTGAAGGCATATATTTGCAGTTATTATAGCTACTTCACCTCTTGAAATCATACCTACTCCAATTTGCAGGGATTCGCTTTTACTCATTTTTAACATTCTGGCAGCAATACCGCAGCCTGCTATTTTTCCTATTACGGCCACTATGAACATTACTATAGTTATAAGTACTATTTTTAAATTCAATCCATTTAAATTTGTTTCAAGACCAACGCTGGCAAAGAATATAAGAGATAAAAATCCTGAAGAAATGGCTTTTAAATTTCGTTCTATATATTCCTTGTAATGCAGCGATGAAAGAATAAGACCGCATATATATGCTCCTGTAATTGCAGCCATTCCCAAAGATTCAGCTATAAAGGCCATTAATAGGGCAAAGGCTATGGAAAATGTAAGTACAGATCGTCCTGGTTTTATATCCTTGGAGAATCTAATTATATATTTTGGCAAATATGCTATTGCGAATATTGAACCAATGCAGAATAGGATTATCTTTGTAAAAGTTAACAAGAGTATTACGGCAGTAGAAGATGTGGTAGCTGCTGTAGTATTTGTTTGAGCTAAAACAAGTACTAAAGAAATAAGAATAAGACCAAGTACATCGTCTATTACCGCAGCTCCCAAAATATTAATTCCAGACTTGGAATTTAATTTACCAAGTTCTGTTAAGGTTTGAACTGTTATACTGACACTGGTAGCTGTTAAAATTACCCCAATAGTAATATTTTCCCATAAATTATTGAAAAAGATATAGGCAGATAATGTACCCAAAATTAAAGGAACCATAATTCCCATTAGTGCAATTATAAGTGCAGATAAGCCTGATTTTTTAAATTCCTGTACATTTGTTTCTACGCCTGCAAGAAACATTAACATGATTACTCCTAACTCTGAAAGCAGCTTTATATTATCATCATAATGTACAATGTTCAATATCACTGGTCCAAGAACTACACCAGCTACTAAAGCTCCAAGAACTTCAGGCATTTTAAATTTTTTGCTTATTAGCCCTCCTATTTTTGTGAATACTAATATTAAAGCAATGTTTAATAAGGTTATTTCCATGATGACCTCCTTATTTAATAATTTAAATTATTTTTAGTATATAAGTTTCAATTAGACATTTAACTGATAATAGATAATTACAATATACCTAAATCAATAGTCATTTGTAATAAATATTAAAATAATTAGTTTATTGCAATATGATTTTTAGATTAAAGGTAAAATAAATTTAAAATAACGACAAAAAAAGCGGTAAGTATTGAAACTTTCCACCCCAAAAGTCATAATCTCTTGAAAACAAATAAATTATTCGTCCAACCGAAAATACAAATATTCAATTTAATTTGATACTAGCATAGATATAATATTAAGTCAATTCATATAAAATTTTTACTACAAAATTACAATTAAAGTAATAAAAAAATGTATATATGGGAATAATATATTTACAAGTGGTAAAATCTATATTAAAATGAAAATGAGAATCGATATCAATACATAAATTGAAATCAATAAGGGATGTTTTGTTGAATTAAAATAATAGGAGGAAAATTTTATGAGTATTTTACTTGTTGGGGGAGACAAACTAGATAATATAAAGGAAAAATTAACGGAGAAGGGATTTAAGAATATAGAGCATGTTAGTGGCAGGAAGAAGAGTGACAAGAAGATAAAAATTCCTGAAAAGACAGATTTAGTTTTAGTTTTTGTAGATTATGTAGGACACAAGCTTTCACAAACTATAAAGGAGCAATCTAGAAAGTGTGATGTAAGAATTGCCTTTAGTAAACGTTCGTGGACGTGTATGGAGAAAACTATTCAAAAGTGCATTGAGGACATAGGAAATGATAAGCGAAGTTCTATTTAGAACTAAGGAAAAGACTATATATCATGATATTATTGAAAGCTTAGTAACAGCTCTTGAAGCTAAGGATATTTATACAAGTGGTCACTCTGAAAGAGTAGCTTTTTTGTCCTATGAATTATCTAAAAAAATTGGTCTAAAAGGAGTAGATATTGAAAATATTCATATAGCTGCACATCTTCATGACATTGGGAAAATAGGTGTACCGGATAAGGTATTGAATAAACAGGGGAAATTATTACCATACGAATGGGAGTATATAAAAATGCATCCTAAAATAGGATATAATATTTTGAGTAAGTCAAAAAAATTAAAACATATAGCAAAAATGGTATTATATCATCATGAAAGATGGGATGGGAAAGGATATCCAAATGGACTTATTCGAACAGATATTCCATTAGGTGCAAGGATAATAGCTATATGTGATTCTATTGATGCAATGACCTCTAATAGACCTTATAGAAAAGCAATGGATTTTCAGATTTGCATGAAAGAAGTATTAATTAACAAAGCTATTATGTTTGATCCATACATAATTGAGTGTATTGAGGATAATTTGAATTTTATGAGACAAATTATTAATCTAAAATAGAATTATAATAATAAATTTATGAAGAATTTATTGATGTTTTTAGAACTTGTTATAATAAAAGCTTTAATACTGACAATGCAGTTAACTTCAGTATTAAAGCTTTTATTTTATATTTGCATAATAATTGAAAAAATGAAGAAAATATAAAAATTAACAATTAAATATATTTTTATCTTGCAGCAAAGGGAGTGGAATGATATGACAAAAACTTTTTTTAGAGAAATGATCTCGGCTACTGCAATCATAATCGGAACCCTTATAGGTGCCATATGCAGTTATCTCATAGCTAAAAGTACTACTAATAAAAGTACAAAGGTTCAAAATGAAATATTTAATGAAAGCAGAAGGTTAGAAGAAAATATAAGGAAAAAAAACACCTGCCAATATGCAAATATACTGCAGCTAGATATATGTACAGCTATATTTCAAAGTATAAGGTCAATAAGAAATATTAATAGTAATGAAAATGACAAATATCCAATTTATATACCAGTGAATACTCAATATTCTAAAGCAATTGCATTTCTTACGGATGATTTTAATTTAAAAGAAATGAGCTATTTATATCAATTATATGGAATTATTGAAAAGATAAATTATGATATAAAAAATTTAGATTATAAAAATAATAGAGGCTATGATTCTGTAAAAATAGATTTTGAAATATTCCTAGAAAAGCTTTATGGGAAAAATATGAGTATAATTCTAAATTTAGACATAGATAATGAAATTAGTTATGAAGAATTAATAAGTAATAATTTTATAAAAGCTGGTTATAAAATTGTACTTCAGAAATTAAATAAAATTTGTAATTCTTCAAACTAAATTTTTAAATATAACTAAGAAGCTACTTTATAAGAAGTGGACAATTGATCTATTTTTGCTAAAAGTTCAATTAGCATGTGAAACTATATAAAATAAATAATTAAATGTAATTTTATTAATATCATGGTATAATTTAATTAGAAAAATTTAAATAAGTGGTAAAAAAGAAATTTTAATATAAACTTAGTAGGAGAGTGTTGGGATGCCTTATATTAACTCAAATTTAACAATGAAACTTACAGAGGAAAAGAAAAATACAATAAAAGAGAAATTAGGGGAACTTATAAGCATTTTACCTGGCAAAAGTGAGGATTGGCTGTTTGTAGGATTTAATGATAATAAGACTTTATATTTCAAGGGTCAAAAAAAAGAAAAAGCAGCAGTTGTAGAAGTACAGATATGCGGAAGTGCAAGTAGAGAAAGCAAAGAAAAGCTTACTGGTGCTATTTGCAATTTATTAAGGGATGAACTTAATATTGATGGAGAAAGTACATATGTGATTTTCCATGAAATTAATGATTGGGGTTATAATGGAACTCTATTTTAGAATATATTTTTGAAGGATATAAATTTATTGTATTTATTTGTATGGGAACACATAAAATTAAAAGTAAATTTCATAAATATTGAGAAAGGAAAAGGTTGACCTCTTATTTTAATTGGTTTGTAAGTAGGTGTTGTATGTATGTGCAAAATAATACATAAAAAATCTTACTAGCTAAAATACCTCTTAATAAATAAGAAATGAATTTTTATAATATTCTGTCAACGGTAATTATATGAGTAAAACTTTAAAAACAATAATAATCATCATAGTAATTGCATTAATTATTATTGTGCCAATTATAAGTACATACAATTCTATGGCGGCTTTGAATCAAAAGGTGATTAGTTCATCTTCAAATATAGATACTCAGCTGCAGAGAAGATCTGATTTAATTCCTAATCTTGTGGCTACAGTAAAAGGATATGCTTCTCAGGAAAAAAATATTTTTACTGATATCGCCAACGCAAGAGTGAAGCTCGGTAGTGCTCAGGGAATACAGGAAAAAGCAGATGCAGATAATCAACTATCTCAATCATTGTCAAGACTTCTAGTTATAGTAG from Clostridium pasteurianum BC1 includes:
- a CDS encoding DUF2325 domain-containing protein yields the protein MSILLVGGDKLDNIKEKLTEKGFKNIEHVSGRKKSDKKIKIPEKTDLVLVFVDYVGHKLSQTIKEQSRKCDVRIAFSKRSWTCMEKTIQKCIEDIGNDKRSSI
- a CDS encoding HD-GYP domain-containing protein, with protein sequence MISEVLFRTKEKTIYHDIIESLVTALEAKDIYTSGHSERVAFLSYELSKKIGLKGVDIENIHIAAHLHDIGKIGVPDKVLNKQGKLLPYEWEYIKMHPKIGYNILSKSKKLKHIAKMVLYHHERWDGKGYPNGLIRTDIPLGARIIAICDSIDAMTSNRPYRKAMDFQICMKEVLINKAIMFDPYIIECIEDNLNFMRQIINLK
- the sleB gene encoding spore cortex-lytic enzyme — encoded protein: METIKNKKITFSLIAVLLVTYFSTSIIFSPYSNAVNVISYKYGSSGAAVTQIQTKLKNWGYYKGSVDGKFGYDTYLSVKSFQSKNGLTADGIVGDSTLAALGINNPSQSTNAQYSGNSQDLMLLARLINGEARGEPYEGQVAVGAVVINRTRDSRFPSTVAGVIYQPGAFTATVDGQINANIEQSSINAARDALNGWDPSGGAIYYFNPAKSTSQWIWSRPLIKIIGAHRFCS
- a CDS encoding phenylpyruvate tautomerase MIF-related protein — its product is MPYINSNLTMKLTEEKKNTIKEKLGELISILPGKSEDWLFVGFNDNKTLYFKGQKKEKAAVVEVQICGSASRESKEKLTGAICNLLRDELNIDGESTYVIFHEINDWGYNGTLF
- a CDS encoding lysophospholipid acyltransferase family protein produces the protein MIISPKLLRLIELLPTGVVRVFAIKFLSRLIDKHAKIHLSGTENLEGAKGPFLFIGNHLSNSDGIILWKVMKEWDPTFVAGVKLKGDALTYLGTIAVKNTTIIPNTADKEGISNIIKLLKSGENIVMFPEGTRSRVGSMIKAKRGLNLIVKLSKATVVPIGMYGSEKLLPVGRDADMNNETFHKSDVYIKIGKPFEMSKRDKDEGRKEYEERAADEAMKKIAELLPEEYRGVYK
- a CDS encoding chloride channel protein → MRSLKKISTEESIFIASALKWTFLSILIGLLVGSFTTLFIKIIVIGADFTSKFKFYYFFLPAAFFLSSFIILKLAPDAKGHGTEKAIESVNKNNGNMNIVVVPVKLLTTFITIIFGGSVGLEGPATQIGGAISSFIGQITKMNAMDKRRLVVCGISAGFVSVFNAPVGAAIFACEVLYIGKISYIALLPSLISSFVSYYVGLYMGNKPLIFTIKYVPNNQVTAFLEVFVFGIAIGFLAILFIKLIKYVEKGFKKIKIYAPLRGIIGGILIIATIYMFNSFQSLGIGDGTINRIVSGEKFNNFLFINKALVTAFTLGSGGSGGILTPMLFIGSSFGNAWAQITGSNVAFYSAIGMASFLAACSNVPISSIIIAMELFGNQAGIYAAIAIGISYIIVGHESIYPTQVLVYSKTPSVSIDTDMEIGDIKEQKISEKKHIMWK
- the nth gene encoding endonuclease III; this translates as MKKKDIDSTLKILSEVYNEAKCALNFKSPYELLISTILSAQCTDVRVNMVTEKLFNEYNTPEKMAELTDEELQEKIKPCGFYRNKSKNILATSRALLLNYNGQVPNTMEELIKLPGVGRKTANVVMSNAFNIPAIAVDTHVFRVSKRIGFASGDNPLKVEEELREVIPKKLWSNAHHYLIWHGRKICKARKPQCEICPISEYCNYYKENFSHL
- the queG gene encoding tRNA epoxyqueuosine(34) reductase QueG, whose amino-acid sequence is MSNKSHIIDFCKKLGISEIGFCKCETFYELEIYLNKRKTLKLQNEFEEKDINKRINPNFYMEKGKTIISIAFPYRVNEYKREDVYFSSYTRGKDYHKVVSSYLEKVCNFIEAIGGRSEYFVDSNVLPERYIAYKSGVGFIGKNNMLINEKYGSYVFLGEIITDLSIEPDKSIKSKCGECERCINACPTKSINRDFNDPNICLSYITQKKHIEDEWFSRFNGRLFGCDTCQIVCPFNYEVEYSSIEDFQPLEFMSKVDLYELICMDNKTFNDKYKLSSCGWRGKNIIQRNALINFLLYKNNRMVENQKIISPYINEYLNRLLNFNKL
- the epsC gene encoding serine O-acetyltransferase EpsC — encoded protein: MFNNLKYDLDKIMENDPAARNRIEVFLLYPCVHAILWSRVSHFFYKSKMFFLARLISQLARFFTGIEIHPGAKIGRGLFIDHGMGVVIGETAEVGDNVVLYHGVTLGGTGKHKGKRHPTVGNNVLIGSGAKVLGPVNIGNNVKIGANAVVLKDVPDNCTAVGVPARIIPPRLEEKSIVEEKNIIDMKDYMY
- a CDS encoding LemA family protein — its product is MSKTLKTIIIIIVIALIIIVPIISTYNSMAALNQKVISSSSNIDTQLQRRSDLIPNLVATVKGYASQEKNIFTDIANARVKLGSAQGIQEKADADNQLSQSLSRLLVIVENYPDLKSNQNFRDLSVALEGSENRISVARQDYNNAVNDYNTSIVKFPSNIVARIFGFTSKPYYKADAGASQVPKVDFTK
- a CDS encoding cation:proton antiporter encodes the protein MEITLLNIALILVFTKIGGLISKKFKMPEVLGALVAGVVLGPVILNIVHYDDNIKLLSELGVIMLMFLAGVETNVQEFKKSGLSALIIALMGIMVPLILGTLSAYIFFNNLWENITIGVILTATSVSITVQTLTELGKLNSKSGINILGAAVIDDVLGLILISLVLVLAQTNTTAATTSSTAVILLLTFTKIILFCIGSIFAIAYLPKYIIRFSKDIKPGRSVLTFSIAFALLMAFIAESLGMAAITGAYICGLILSSLHYKEYIERNLKAISSGFLSLIFFASVGLETNLNGLNLKIVLITIVMFIVAVIGKIAGCGIAARMLKMSKSESLQIGVGMISRGEVAIITANICLQRKLISEEVFLPTLIVVILTTIITPILLKMAFSHRNEKLIENNNI